A window of the Gossypium hirsutum isolate 1008001.06 chromosome A05, Gossypium_hirsutum_v2.1, whole genome shotgun sequence genome harbors these coding sequences:
- the LOC107926159 gene encoding elongation factor 1-alpha, whose protein sequence is MGKEKTHINIVVIGHVDSGKSTTTGHLIYKLGGIDKRVIERFEKEAAEMNKRSFKYAWVLDKLKAEREHGITIDIALWKFETTKYYCTVIDAPGHRDFIKNMITGTSQADCAVLIIDSTTGGFEAGISKDGQTREHALLAFTLGVKQMICCCNNNYFFMDATTPKYSKARYDEIVKEVSSYLKKVGYNPEKIPFVPISGFEGDNMIERSTNLDWYKGPTLLQALDQINEPKRPSDKPLRLPLQDVYKIGGIGTVPVGRVETGILKPGMVVTFGPSGLTTEVKSVEMHHESLPEALPGDNVGFNVKNVAVKDLKRGYVASNSKDDPAKEAASFTSQVIIMNHPGQIGNGYAPVLDCHTSHIAVKFAELVTKIDRRSGKELEKEPKFLENGDAGFVKMVPTKPMVVETFSEYPPLGRFAVRDMRQTVAVGVIKSVEKKDPSGAKVTVCCQEGWQVNRAGFS, encoded by the exons ATGGGTAAGGAAAAGACTCACATTAACATTGTCGTAATTGGCCATGTTGACTCTGGAAAGTCAACCACCACTGGTCACTTGATCTACAAGCTTGGAGGTATTGACAAGCGTGTCATTGAAAGGTTTGAGAAGGAAGCTGCTGAGATGAACAAGAGGTCATTCAAGTATGCTTGGGTGCTTGACAAGTTGAAGGCTGAGCGTGAACATGGTATTACCATTGATATTGCCTTGTGGAAGTTTGAGACCACCAAATACTACTGCACTGTCATTGATGCCCCTGGACATCGTGACTTTATCAAGAACATGATTACTGGTACCTCCCAGGCCGATTGTGCTGTCCTTATCATTGACTCTACCACTGGAGGTTTTGAGGCAGGTATTTCCAAGGATGGACAGACCCGTGAGCATGCTCTGCTTGCTTTCACTCTCGGTGTCAAGCAAATGATTTGCTGCTGCAACAA taattattttttt ATGGATGCCACAACCCCCAAATACTCAAAGGCTAGGTATGATGAAATTGTGAAGGAAGTGTCTTCCTACTTGAAGAAGGTTGGTTACAACCCTGAGAAGATTCCTTTTGTCCCCATCTCTGGTTTTGAGGGTGACAACATGATTGAAAGGTCCACCAACCTTGATTGGTACAAGGGTCCAACTCTTCTCCAGGCTCTTGACCAGATCAATGAGCCCAAGAGACCCTCTGACAAGCCACTCCGTCTTCCACTTCAGGATGTGTACAAGATTGGAGGTATTGGAACTGTCCCCGTGGGTCGTGTTGAAACTGGTATCCTCAAGCCTGGTATGGTTGTAACTTTTGGTCCCTCTGGATTGACCACTGAAGTTAAGTCTGTTGAGATGCACCACGAGTCTCTTCCAGAGGCTCTTCCAGGTGACAATGTTGGCTTCAATGTCAAGAATGTTGCTGTGAAGGATCTGAAGCGAGGATATGTTGCTTCGAACTCGAAGGATGATCCTGCCAAGGAGGCAGCTAGTTTCACTTCCCAAGTCATCATCATGAACCACCCAGGGCAGATTGGAAATGGATATGCACCTGTCCTTGATTGCCACACCTCCCACATTGCAGTCAAGTTTGCAGAGCTGGTGACCAAGATTGACAGGCGTTCTGGTAAGGAGCTTGAGAAGGAACCCAAGTTCTTGGAGAATGGTGATGCAGGATTTGTTAAGATGGTTCCCACCAAACCCATGGTTGTGGAAACCTTCTCTGAGTATCCCCCACTGGGTCGTTTTGCTGTGAGGGACATGAGGCAGACTGTTGCTGTTGGCGTTATCAAGAGCGTGGAGAAGAAAGATCCATCTGGAGCCAAGGTGACAGTCTGCTGCCAAGAAGGGTGGCAAGTGAACCGTGCGGGTTTTAGTTGA